A single region of the Thermotoga profunda AZM34c06 genome encodes:
- a CDS encoding aminotransferase class I/II-fold pyridoxal phosphate-dependent enzyme yields the protein MPLNRTIKTLEEELLQLKNEGRAKGKEFIVTDVKKPEGEKGPRFFLKGYGNKEFIRMNSNSYLGMSLREEIIKVEEEAARKYGVGPGAVRFISGTYLPHRELEKQLARFHSREDAMIYSAAYVTVIGVISSLTTPETVIISDELNHNCIINAVRLSRPKDKLVYKHLDTNDLEQKIKDSIGKAKRILVITDGVFSMRGDYAPLGKIVDIANKYDEYFEENIITIADDSHGVGAFGETGRGTEEVVGAQVDLLIGTLGKAFGVNGGYVVSDQIVITYLREKAITYIYSNPITPAEAACALKVLQILDSDEGREKLRYLRQLTKKFREGLLRLGYETIVSEHPIVPLLVRDTNRTSDIVKYLIENGVLATGLNFPIVPKGDETIRFQINADHTNYDIDFVLKILENYKRTRWDKF from the coding sequence ATGCCTTTGAACAGAACAATAAAAACACTCGAGGAAGAATTACTACAATTAAAAAATGAAGGTCGCGCAAAAGGAAAGGAATTTATCGTAACAGATGTCAAGAAACCAGAAGGTGAGAAGGGACCGAGATTTTTCTTGAAAGGCTATGGAAACAAAGAATTCATAAGAATGAATTCCAACTCTTATCTTGGAATGTCGTTGAGAGAAGAGATAATAAAAGTTGAAGAAGAAGCAGCCAGGAAATATGGTGTAGGACCCGGTGCAGTGAGATTCATAAGTGGTACCTATCTACCCCATAGAGAGCTTGAAAAACAACTTGCACGATTTCATTCAAGAGAAGATGCAATGATCTACAGCGCAGCTTATGTTACGGTCATAGGTGTGATTTCTTCACTTACAACTCCTGAAACAGTTATCATAAGTGATGAATTAAATCACAACTGCATTATAAATGCCGTGAGATTATCAAGACCGAAAGACAAGCTTGTATATAAACACTTAGATACGAATGACCTTGAGCAAAAAATAAAAGACAGTATTGGAAAAGCAAAGAGAATTTTGGTTATCACCGATGGTGTTTTCAGTATGCGAGGAGATTATGCCCCTCTTGGTAAAATAGTCGATATTGCAAACAAATACGATGAATATTTTGAAGAAAACATAATCACCATTGCTGACGATTCTCATGGTGTGGGAGCTTTTGGGGAAACAGGTAGGGGAACCGAAGAAGTAGTTGGCGCACAGGTTGATCTTCTGATTGGAACACTTGGAAAGGCATTTGGTGTAAATGGTGGATATGTGGTTTCAGATCAAATTGTAATCACGTATTTAAGAGAAAAGGCTATCACATATATCTATTCAAACCCAATCACACCGGCCGAGGCTGCATGTGCCCTTAAAGTTTTACAAATTCTCGACAGTGATGAAGGTAGGGAAAAATTGAGATATTTGAGGCAATTGACAAAAAAATTCAGAGAAGGATTATTGAGACTTGGATATGAAACAATTGTTAGCGAACATCCAATTGTCCCACTACTCGTTAGAGACACAAATAGAACATCTGATATAGTTAAGTATCTGATAGAAAATGGTGTTCTCGCTACTGGTTTGAATTTTCCTATTGTTCCAAAGGGCGATGAAACAATAAGATTCCAGATAAATGCAGACCATACAAACTATGACATCGATTTTGTTTTGAAGATACTCGAAAATTATAAAAGAACAAGGTGGGATAAGTTTTGA
- the tdh gene encoding L-threonine 3-dehydrogenase — MKAILKTHMAAGLTMQDVPKPTNLKPTEVLVRVKRASICGSDVHIYKWDDWAKSHIKPPMIIGHEFAGIVEQIGEAVETVQVGDFVAAETHIPCQQCYQCKTNRMHICRDMKILGVDIDGAFAEYVKVPQTILWKVSSKISPDFASVMEPFGNAVHTALVENLTGKTVLITGIGPIGAMAIQVAKAAGASLVIASEIKPYRKNLAKNNGADVIIDPTQEDLYKKIMDITNGDGVDIFLEMSGNMNALEQGLKSLTRGGTASILGVFGEKVQLAIDELITFKGIKIYGITGRKIFETWRIADQLLSSGKVDLSKVVTHIIHFEDWQKGFDLMMKGECGKVVMELSD; from the coding sequence ATGAAAGCAATTTTAAAGACACACATGGCGGCGGGTTTGACAATGCAAGATGTACCAAAACCAACTAACCTCAAACCAACAGAAGTACTGGTAAGAGTAAAGCGTGCTTCAATATGTGGTTCAGATGTTCACATTTACAAATGGGACGATTGGGCAAAGAGTCATATCAAACCACCCATGATAATAGGTCATGAATTTGCAGGAATAGTCGAACAGATAGGTGAAGCCGTCGAAACAGTACAAGTGGGAGATTTTGTTGCCGCAGAGACACATATCCCATGCCAGCAATGTTATCAATGTAAGACCAACAGAATGCACATATGCAGAGATATGAAGATACTGGGTGTCGACATCGATGGAGCCTTCGCTGAATATGTCAAAGTACCTCAAACGATTCTCTGGAAGGTATCATCAAAGATATCACCTGACTTTGCTTCAGTGATGGAACCATTCGGAAACGCAGTTCACACAGCCTTAGTGGAGAATCTAACAGGTAAAACTGTCTTGATAACAGGCATAGGACCAATTGGAGCAATGGCAATTCAAGTTGCAAAAGCAGCTGGTGCTTCATTGGTGATAGCTTCAGAAATCAAACCATACAGAAAAAACCTTGCAAAAAATAATGGCGCCGATGTCATAATAGATCCAACCCAAGAAGATTTATACAAAAAGATAATGGATATCACCAATGGCGATGGTGTTGATATTTTCTTGGAAATGTCTGGTAATATGAATGCTCTTGAACAGGGTTTAAAATCACTCACGCGTGGTGGAACAGCTTCTATTTTGGGTGTTTTTGGAGAAAAAGTACAACTTGCAATAGATGAACTCATAACCTTCAAGGGAATTAAGATCTATGGAATAACAGGGCGAAAGATTTTTGAGACTTGGAGAATAGCAGATCAATTGCTCAGTAGTGGAAAAGTCGATCTCTCCAAGGTGGTAACACACATCATTCATTTCGAAGATTGGCAAAAAGGTTTTGATTTAATGATGAAAGGTGAATGCGGAAAGGTTGTCATGGAACTTTCTGATTAG
- a CDS encoding DAK2 domain-containing protein: MRILEKVNGKFMKLAFQKATEYLATHVDELNALNVFPVPDGDTGSNMLATMKEGCKYLDQLDKDKHELSAVMEAIRNGTLMGARGNSGVILSQIFRGFAMYCEKKKTLQPKDILKMFSTARNIAYKAVMRPVEGTMLTILRRIDERLDEVDQVGTVLEVLDWINKVAEETVKETPKLLPVLKEAGVVDAGAKGLYYILQGFRSVAMGEEKVNLEVVTSVNGEVSVELPIEELKYQYCTEVMVKGENDFHAEKVGELRLFLENIGDSAVVVHDGAVLKTHVHTNSPGIVIEEILKYGEILKVKVDNMKLQHEHLVEQIVEQPKRYGFVAVSPGHGISEVLRNLGVDQIVRGGQTMNPSTADLKFAIDRVKAEIIFLFPNNPNIILAAKQAAENTKDKQVIIIPTQTVQECISAMMSFDPNEEPDKLQEKFVQAANYIISLCITRAVRDAKHNGTKIKKGEYMVMRGKKLVSHGQSLKQAMIRALTALDLRGREIVTIFTGQDAIDTEIDMIKEALEKAVDQVQIDIHEGGQPHYPYLLMIE, encoded by the coding sequence GTGCGGATCTTGGAAAAAGTGAATGGAAAATTCATGAAGCTTGCTTTTCAGAAAGCAACGGAGTATCTTGCGACTCACGTTGATGAACTCAATGCACTCAATGTTTTCCCCGTGCCTGACGGCGATACTGGTTCAAATATGCTCGCAACGATGAAAGAAGGATGTAAGTATCTTGATCAGTTAGACAAAGATAAGCATGAGCTATCAGCCGTAATGGAAGCCATAAGGAACGGAACGCTCATGGGTGCTCGTGGGAACTCCGGCGTAATACTATCTCAGATATTTCGTGGTTTTGCAATGTACTGCGAGAAGAAAAAGACACTCCAACCAAAAGATATATTGAAAATGTTTTCAACAGCAAGGAACATTGCCTACAAAGCTGTTATGAGACCAGTTGAAGGAACGATGTTGACAATTTTAAGAAGAATAGATGAAAGACTCGATGAAGTCGACCAAGTCGGGACTGTTTTAGAGGTTCTCGACTGGATCAATAAAGTAGCAGAGGAAACCGTGAAAGAAACCCCAAAGTTGCTGCCGGTACTGAAAGAAGCAGGAGTAGTCGATGCTGGTGCAAAAGGTTTGTACTACATATTACAGGGATTTCGCTCGGTAGCTATGGGTGAAGAGAAAGTTAATCTCGAAGTAGTGACCAGCGTGAATGGCGAAGTTTCTGTAGAACTTCCGATCGAGGAGCTCAAGTATCAATATTGCACAGAAGTGATGGTAAAAGGTGAGAATGATTTTCACGCCGAAAAAGTGGGAGAGCTCAGACTCTTTCTTGAAAATATAGGAGATTCAGCGGTTGTTGTCCACGATGGTGCAGTATTGAAGACTCACGTTCATACTAATAGCCCCGGTATTGTAATCGAGGAGATATTGAAATATGGAGAAATACTAAAGGTGAAAGTGGATAATATGAAATTACAGCATGAACACCTGGTCGAACAGATAGTTGAACAACCAAAAAGATATGGTTTTGTTGCTGTCTCGCCTGGTCATGGCATCTCGGAGGTTTTGAGAAATCTTGGAGTAGACCAGATAGTTCGTGGTGGACAGACAATGAATCCAAGTACGGCCGATCTCAAATTCGCTATAGACAGAGTAAAAGCCGAGATAATCTTTCTGTTTCCCAATAATCCTAATATAATACTCGCCGCGAAACAAGCCGCAGAAAATACGAAAGACAAGCAAGTGATAATAATACCAACCCAAACCGTTCAAGAGTGTATTTCGGCTATGATGAGTTTTGATCCAAACGAAGAACCAGATAAATTACAAGAGAAGTTTGTCCAAGCAGCAAATTATATTATCTCACTGTGTATCACACGTGCAGTGAGAGACGCAAAACACAATGGAACTAAGATAAAGAAAGGTGAATACATGGTGATGCGAGGTAAAAAACTCGTATCACATGGACAATCTCTCAAACAGGCAATGATCAGAGCCTTAACGGCACTCGATTTACGTGGAAGAGAAATAGTAACAATTTTTACTGGCCAAGATGCCATTGATACTGAAATAGACATGATTAAAGAAGCCCTGGAGAAGGCAGTTGATCAGGTACAAATTGATATTCACGAAGGCGGTCAGCCACACTATCCTTACCTTTTGATGATCGAATAA
- a CDS encoding Asp23/Gls24 family envelope stress response protein, with product MVIKLDYGELQISLKTLKKLAYIATAQSYGPVNIASESFFGKLFGEKEEERIKVEELDTGKVVVDLYIEVEYGVKVTEVAKNIIENVVHVLKNIGACEDVEVNVHVTGIR from the coding sequence ATGGTAATCAAATTGGATTACGGAGAGTTGCAAATAAGTTTGAAGACACTTAAGAAACTTGCTTATATTGCAACAGCTCAGAGCTATGGACCTGTGAACATTGCTTCTGAGAGTTTCTTTGGAAAACTCTTTGGTGAAAAAGAAGAAGAGAGAATAAAAGTAGAGGAACTCGACACCGGTAAAGTAGTTGTTGACCTGTACATAGAGGTTGAGTACGGTGTAAAGGTTACAGAAGTTGCAAAGAATATCATAGAAAATGTCGTGCATGTTTTGAAAAATATAGGCGCCTGCGAAGATGTAGAAGTAAATGTGCACGTGACAGGGATCCGCTGA
- the dxs gene encoding 1-deoxy-D-xylulose-5-phosphate synthase: protein MNLDDVVGADISKLKQISQLVRERIIQIVSMNGGHLSSNLGTVDLTLALYNVFDPRQDIIIWDTSHQCYTHKLLTGRWDEFATLRKFGGISGYTSLKESTLDRFGAGHAGTSIAAALGIEKALRLKNQRKNILVVIGDGALTNGEALESLNQLRTMDSKLKIILNDNGMSIAPNVGALSETFAKLRTIPAYVKFKQLVKKALEGSELGKNIEDELKRIREGMKHFISGPDFFESLGLKHIGPIDGHDLELMTAVFKRIKHYDYPVVVHVVTKKGKGYEPAEKDCVTFHNAPKFDPESGEPVRKQGYISYSEVFGETLLRLAQKDDRIFAITAAMPDGTGLKRFSQSLPNRFADLGITEQSCVTFAAGLSTMGFKPFVAIYSTFLQRAYDQIIHDVALQNLDVVFAIDRAGLVGEDGPTHHGLSDIALFRTIPKSIIFTPSNLFDLVCLLRTIVEKDIKGVIAIRYTKDYQRANFDELWTKSKIIKPFKWDIIRKGNGKIAILAVGSMVNQVEKLLSLDPTIVYIRCVKPLDEATMNFIIENHDLFVTIEEGFLNGGFGESVIAFMNKRDIKKPVLTLGVTEEFIPHGSREELLKLCKLDPEGIFEAVVSFLKKEVYAW from the coding sequence TTGAATCTCGATGATGTAGTTGGAGCAGATATTTCAAAGCTCAAACAGATTTCTCAGCTTGTAAGAGAACGTATAATACAAATAGTTTCTATGAATGGAGGACACCTTTCTTCAAATTTAGGTACTGTTGATTTGACACTCGCATTATACAATGTCTTTGATCCAAGGCAAGATATAATAATTTGGGATACTTCTCACCAATGCTATACACATAAATTGCTGACAGGTAGATGGGACGAATTTGCAACACTCAGAAAATTCGGTGGAATCAGCGGTTATACCTCATTAAAGGAATCCACATTGGATAGATTTGGCGCCGGTCACGCTGGGACTTCTATCGCCGCGGCACTTGGTATAGAAAAGGCTCTAAGGTTGAAAAATCAACGAAAAAATATTCTGGTAGTAATAGGTGATGGTGCATTGACAAATGGTGAAGCATTAGAAAGTCTGAATCAATTGAGGACCATGGATTCTAAACTGAAGATCATCTTGAACGACAATGGTATGTCGATCGCTCCAAACGTTGGAGCCCTTTCTGAAACTTTTGCAAAACTGCGAACGATCCCTGCTTATGTGAAATTCAAACAACTTGTGAAGAAGGCACTTGAAGGATCAGAGTTGGGGAAGAATATTGAAGATGAATTGAAAAGAATTCGAGAGGGTATGAAACATTTCATCTCTGGTCCTGACTTTTTTGAGTCTTTGGGATTAAAACACATAGGACCCATAGATGGACACGATCTCGAGTTAATGACGGCTGTTTTTAAGAGAATAAAACATTATGACTATCCAGTAGTCGTTCACGTTGTTACTAAAAAGGGTAAAGGATATGAGCCGGCCGAAAAAGACTGTGTAACCTTTCACAATGCCCCGAAATTCGATCCAGAGTCTGGAGAACCAGTTAGGAAACAAGGGTACATTTCCTACAGTGAGGTTTTTGGAGAGACCTTGTTGAGATTGGCTCAAAAAGACGATAGAATCTTTGCAATAACTGCGGCAATGCCAGACGGGACTGGTTTAAAACGTTTTTCACAAAGCTTACCTAATAGATTTGCAGACCTTGGCATAACCGAGCAATCTTGCGTAACATTCGCTGCAGGACTATCAACTATGGGGTTTAAACCATTCGTCGCGATATATTCAACTTTTTTGCAAAGGGCATACGACCAGATAATCCATGACGTAGCGTTGCAGAATCTTGACGTTGTCTTTGCAATTGACAGAGCAGGGCTTGTTGGTGAAGATGGTCCAACACATCATGGTTTATCTGACATAGCATTATTCAGAACAATACCAAAATCAATAATCTTTACACCATCGAACTTATTCGATCTGGTATGCTTATTGAGGACTATTGTCGAGAAAGATATAAAAGGGGTAATAGCAATCAGATATACAAAAGATTATCAGAGAGCAAATTTTGATGAACTGTGGACCAAGTCAAAGATAATAAAACCATTCAAATGGGATATCATCAGAAAAGGAAATGGTAAAATAGCCATCTTGGCAGTTGGAAGCATGGTAAATCAAGTTGAAAAATTGTTGTCACTGGATCCCACAATCGTCTATATTAGATGCGTCAAACCATTAGACGAAGCAACAATGAATTTTATCATCGAAAATCATGATTTATTTGTCACGATTGAAGAAGGCTTTCTAAACGGAGGTTTTGGAGAAAGTGTGATTGCCTTCATGAACAAACGTGATATCAAAAAACCCGTGCTCACACTTGGTGTAACAGAAGAATTCATACCACACGGATCCAGAGAGGAATTGCTGAAGCTATGTAAGCTCGATCCAGAAGGGATTTTTGAAGCTGTGGTATCATTTTTAAAAAAGGAGGTTTATGCATGGTAA
- the xseB gene encoding exodeoxyribonuclease VII small subunit: protein MINELEKIVEKLEQEDMSFDEAIELYNKGIEIYKELLVMLNEAKIQIQDVYAQAQQLMEGTDLESR, encoded by the coding sequence ATGATAAATGAGTTGGAAAAGATTGTAGAAAAGCTCGAACAGGAAGATATGTCCTTTGACGAAGCGATAGAACTTTATAACAAAGGCATCGAGATATACAAGGAATTGCTTGTAATGCTCAATGAAGCGAAGATACAAATTCAAGATGTCTATGCACAAGCTCAACAATTAATGGAGGGGACAGACCTTGAATCTCGATGA
- the xseA gene encoding exodeoxyribonuclease VII large subunit — protein MEKIYTVSEVNYYIENLINDDPYLTDIQIVGEVVDCKERNGHLFFSLKDEFTTIGCVFFGAALRGVNLTDGQTVHAYGDVRVYPPRGVYRFQCKQLKILPQRGLLFMKMREVYEKLQKEGIFEKPKRSLPKYPRRIGIITSRSSAAYQDVLRTISERYPFVEILLYHTGVQGEDAKISLIKALKDANSEDLDVVLITRGGGSADDLWIFNDEEVVRAVYKLRHPVISGIGHQIDTVLIDLVADYSAHTPTAAAQAAVPEKSQVLSYAITLMQKMNIHMEQKIKTNLILAQNTGKRLLKSMVDKISEKTNSLQIMSKNLTTFMQRHILICEKKSEFLEMRLSSLNPINVLQRGYAIVEKDGRWVKSSLRLNKHDKLTVRFSDGVVKVIVGENRPDDK, from the coding sequence GTGGAAAAGATTTATACAGTAAGTGAAGTCAATTACTATATAGAAAATCTGATAAACGATGATCCATATCTCACTGACATACAAATTGTTGGTGAAGTGGTCGATTGCAAAGAGAGAAATGGACATTTGTTTTTCTCACTCAAAGATGAGTTCACAACCATAGGATGTGTCTTTTTTGGAGCGGCTCTGAGAGGTGTTAATCTAACAGATGGGCAGACGGTTCATGCTTATGGCGATGTCAGAGTCTATCCACCAAGAGGTGTATACAGATTTCAATGTAAGCAATTGAAGATTTTGCCACAGCGTGGCTTACTCTTCATGAAAATGAGAGAAGTCTATGAAAAACTTCAAAAAGAAGGAATCTTTGAAAAACCAAAACGTTCTCTACCCAAATATCCAAGAAGAATAGGAATCATAACATCGAGAAGCTCGGCAGCTTATCAAGATGTTTTGAGAACTATATCTGAAAGATATCCATTTGTAGAAATCTTGCTGTACCACACAGGAGTTCAAGGAGAAGATGCGAAGATTTCCTTGATAAAGGCATTGAAGGATGCGAACTCTGAAGATCTTGATGTGGTCCTGATCACCAGAGGAGGCGGGTCGGCAGACGATTTGTGGATCTTCAACGATGAAGAAGTTGTCAGGGCTGTTTACAAATTGAGACACCCTGTTATTTCTGGAATAGGTCATCAGATAGATACAGTTTTAATAGACCTTGTGGCTGATTATTCAGCTCATACACCAACAGCCGCTGCGCAGGCTGCGGTACCAGAAAAATCACAAGTGTTGAGTTATGCAATCACTCTGATGCAAAAGATGAATATTCACATGGAACAGAAAATAAAAACCAATCTGATTCTCGCTCAAAATACTGGGAAAAGGCTTTTGAAGTCTATGGTTGATAAAATCTCAGAGAAAACAAATTCTCTACAAATTATGTCAAAGAACCTAACCACTTTTATGCAAAGACACATATTGATCTGTGAGAAAAAATCAGAGTTTTTGGAAATGCGTCTGTCTTCACTCAATCCGATCAACGTACTCCAAAGAGGCTATGCAATCGTTGAAAAAGATGGACGTTGGGTGAAAAGCTCTTTGCGGTTGAACAAACATGATAAATTGACCGTCCGATTTTCAGACGGAGTTGTGAAGGTGATAGTTGGTGAAAATCGACCAGATGATAAATGA
- a CDS encoding MutS-related protein: MIDRILSNFQPVTEYGKDFFKELRPVIKSKREFCEHWERLQKVLELDRSIVQTTRDHLTLLGCIRQQIENGFDSIGDFAKLKRFVYYVMKISDLVKDIWDLPDLTGLWKILAKLTSESLNFYLQSEKLLDLRKKYLHTSKKIEEKLKSLKDEIEKKFSVKLPGEEFTCDRQLGERLLKENLVEVIRRSNERYHLRIRYSQEILELSDHLKMIEDQMKIEEETILNELSKAVDRFLNTLKLCERLVQQIDLDLCRYYFYFDMKCCKPQISDELMIKGGRFPPIVEHCEENNYTYYPVSVDATEGVTVLYGPNMGGKTSLLRTVGSLVVLMQLGFPVPCEVFSSPIFDSVRYLSKGEELGLSSFAREISSFVSIVETLGKKLILIDEFGSTTNPIEGEALAFAVAKYLDEFDDFAFFTTHYPAIVKSASNVYMCGKIKDADAIDPHKMIDYSLRKGKDFDQNVAITVAKRFGLPDEVIRIAHDFMKKGDSCGKDLYSK; this comes from the coding sequence ATGATCGACAGGATTCTATCAAACTTTCAACCCGTGACGGAATATGGTAAGGATTTTTTCAAGGAACTTCGACCTGTCATAAAGAGTAAAAGGGAATTTTGTGAACATTGGGAAAGGCTTCAAAAAGTATTGGAACTTGATAGATCAATCGTTCAAACAACAAGAGATCATCTGACTCTTTTAGGATGTATCAGACAGCAAATTGAAAATGGTTTCGATAGCATAGGTGATTTTGCAAAACTAAAAAGATTTGTCTATTACGTGATGAAAATCTCAGATTTGGTGAAAGACATCTGGGATCTTCCAGATTTGACTGGTTTGTGGAAGATTCTTGCAAAATTAACCTCTGAATCTTTAAATTTTTATCTACAGTCTGAAAAACTCCTTGATCTTCGAAAGAAATATCTTCATACTTCCAAAAAGATTGAAGAAAAATTGAAATCTTTGAAAGATGAAATAGAAAAGAAATTCTCAGTAAAATTACCTGGTGAAGAATTCACGTGTGATAGGCAGCTTGGAGAAAGATTACTCAAGGAAAATTTAGTTGAAGTAATTAGAAGATCGAATGAAAGATATCACCTGAGAATCAGATATTCACAAGAGATTTTAGAGTTATCTGATCATTTGAAGATGATAGAAGATCAAATGAAAATTGAGGAAGAAACTATTTTGAACGAGCTTTCAAAGGCTGTAGATCGTTTTTTGAACACTCTCAAATTATGCGAAAGATTGGTTCAGCAAATCGATCTTGATCTTTGCAGATATTATTTCTACTTTGACATGAAATGTTGTAAACCTCAAATTTCTGATGAATTGATGATTAAAGGAGGGAGATTTCCACCGATCGTTGAACACTGCGAGGAAAACAATTACACGTATTATCCCGTGAGTGTCGATGCAACTGAAGGTGTTACGGTGTTGTATGGACCAAATATGGGTGGTAAGACGTCTTTGTTGAGAACAGTGGGAAGTTTAGTTGTTCTCATGCAGCTTGGCTTTCCAGTCCCGTGTGAAGTATTTTCTTCACCTATTTTTGATTCTGTGAGATATCTTTCTAAAGGTGAAGAGCTGGGTCTTAGTTCCTTCGCAAGAGAGATATCTTCGTTTGTGAGTATTGTTGAAACCCTTGGGAAAAAATTAATCTTAATCGATGAATTTGGCTCAACAACTAATCCAATTGAAGGTGAGGCTTTGGCTTTTGCTGTAGCCAAGTATCTTGATGAGTTTGACGATTTTGCCTTTTTTACAACTCACTATCCGGCGATTGTCAAGAGCGCGTCAAATGTGTATATGTGTGGAAAAATAAAGGATGCAGATGCCATCGATCCGCACAAGATGATAGACTACTCTTTGAGAAAAGGAAAGGATTTTGATCAAAATGTCGCTATAACTGTGGCAAAAAGATTTGGTTTACCAGATGAAGTTATACGGATTGCTCACGATTTCATGAAAAAGGGCGATTCTTGTGGAAAAGATTTATACAGTAAGTGA